The Erythrolamprus reginae isolate rEryReg1 chromosome 5, rEryReg1.hap1, whole genome shotgun sequence genome window below encodes:
- the VENTX gene encoding LOW QUALITY PROTEIN: homeobox protein VENTX (The sequence of the model RefSeq protein was modified relative to this genomic sequence to represent the inferred CDS: deleted 2 bases in 1 codon), whose translation MIIRRRLSAPLMFVYSSGACLGAAAHKGRDEGGHAQPGHTAPSQRAMTKAPFSVEWLSQSSQPSSSNSKHGHNWPEAKEAAPSEGGRAHQQEDSPAREKIPSEIKLVLSSQEPPPGPRPSLQKSKPPSSSTAASKMPWSTTECGSDGEGNFSECQTPDDGGNRNANTRRLRTAFSLEQISTLESSFKRHKYLGAAERRKLASKMQLSEVQIKTWFQNRRMKLKRQLQEMRPDSSFHGVPFYGHLPFGPQSGPLSYVFSPPQQNFTRRDSSGIPFPPVAPPNLDPRNTSGGQPGAIWPMPIPYFVGYQDPRTVFMTL comes from the exons ATGATAATTAGACGGCGCTTATCTGCCCCTTTGATGTTTGTTTACTCCAGCGGCGCTTGCCTCGGGGCTGCGGCTCATAAGGGAAGGGACGAGGGCGGGCACGCCCAGCCTGGA CACACAGCCCCAAGCCAGCGCGCCATGACCAAGGCTCCCTTCTCCGTGGAATGGCTCTCTCAAAGCAGCCAGCCCAGCAGCAGCAATAGCAAGCACGGCCACAACTGGCCAGAAGCCAAGGAGGCCGCCCCATCTGAAGGCGGCCGGGCCCACCAACAGGAGGATTCTCCGGCCAGAGAGAAGATCCCGAGTGAGATCAAGCTGGTCCTCAGTTCGCAAGAGCCGCCTCCGGGGCCTCGCCCTTCGCTCCAGAAGAGTAAGCCGCCCTCCTCGTCCACAG CTGCTTCCAAAATGCCGTGGAGCACGACGGAGTGCGGGTCCGACGGCGAAGGAAACTTCTCCGAGTGCCAAACTCCAGACGACGGTGGAAACCGAAACGCGAATACGCGGCGTTTGCGCACCGCTTTCAGCTTGGAACagatcagcaccctggagagttCCTTCAAGCGACACAAATACTTGGGAGCGGCGGAAAGGCGCAAATTGGCCAGCAAAATGCAACTCTCTGAAGTCCAG ATCAAGACGTGGTTCCAGAACCGACGGATGAAACTGAAGCGTCAGCTGCAGGAGATGAGGCCAGACTCATCCTTCCATGGTGTGCCATTTTATGGTCACCTTCCTTTTGGACCTCAAAGTGGTCCCTTGTCCTATGTTTTTTCACCACCTCAACAGAATTTCACCAGGAGGGATTCTTCTGGCATTCCTTTCCCTCCAGTGGCCCCTCCCAACCTGGATCCCAGAAACACTTCTGGAGGACAGCCAGGTGCTATCTGGCCAATGCCTATTCCCTATTTTGTGGGATACCAGGACCCAAGAACAGTGTTCATGACTCTATGA